In Buchnera aphidicola (Eriosoma grossulariae), a genomic segment contains:
- the rsxE gene encoding electron transport complex subunit RsxE, whose product MFIKNEIKKKITHLIWENNSTLVQLLGLCPVLAITTNFVNSISLGIATTIVLIFTNFFIALFKKYIPYSIRIPIYIIVISSVVSIIDMLVHAYLFNLYSSLGVFIPLIVTNCIVVSRAELIASRYSILYSCMDGFFTGIGLTVSMIILGSIREIIGHGTLFYGMNFLFHFLKKSNYIEFFKIDYSMLMVCFPAGAFMILAFIIVFKSIFSKKF is encoded by the coding sequence ATGTTTATAAAAAATGAAATAAAAAAAAAAATTACACATTTGATTTGGGAAAATAATTCTACTTTGGTTCAATTATTGGGTTTATGTCCAGTTTTAGCTATTACTACTAATTTTGTTAATTCTATTAGTTTAGGTATTGCTACTACTATTGTTTTAATATTTACAAATTTTTTCATTGCTTTATTTAAAAAATATATACCTTATAGTATTAGGATTCCTATATATATTATAGTAATTTCTTCAGTTGTTTCGATTATTGATATGTTAGTTCATGCATATTTATTTAATTTATATTCTTCTTTAGGAGTATTTATTCCTTTAATTGTGACAAATTGCATTGTAGTGAGTCGAGCTGAGTTAATTGCATCACGGTATTCTATTTTATATAGTTGCATGGATGGTTTTTTTACTGGAATTGGTTTAACAGTATCAATGATTATTTTAGGTAGTATTAGAGAAATAATAGGTCATGGAACACTTTTTTATGGAATGAATTTTTTATTTCACTTTTTAAAAAAAAGTAATTATATTGAATTTTTTAAAATAGATTATTCTATGTTAATGGTTTGTTTTCCAGCAGGTGCATTTATGATATTAGCTTTTATTATAGTTTTTAAATCTATTTTTAGTAAAAAATTTTAA
- the nth gene encoding endonuclease III, giving the protein MNQIKRNEILNIFHHYQPYPKMELVFNSDFELLVAVILSARSTDLQVNHCTKKLYKIANNPKSILELGLVGLKSYIKNIGLFNKKSSYIINLCDILINRYNSKIPKNRKLLELLPGVGRKTANIILNTVFKKNLIAVDTHVFRVCNRTKFATGKTVHIVENKLNKYVLRSFKLNFHNWIVWHGRYVCQSRKIKCNICIINQLCEFKKKL; this is encoded by the coding sequence ATGAATCAGATAAAAAGAAATGAAATATTAAATATTTTTCATCATTATCAACCTTATCCAAAAATGGAGTTAGTTTTTAATTCTGATTTTGAATTATTAGTTGCAGTAATATTATCAGCACGTTCTACTGATTTACAAGTAAATCATTGTACTAAAAAATTATATAAGATAGCAAATAATCCTAAAAGTATATTAGAATTAGGTCTTGTAGGTTTAAAATCATATATTAAAAATATTGGTTTATTTAATAAAAAATCGAGTTATATAATAAATTTATGTGATATTTTAATTAACCGATATAATAGTAAAATACCAAAAAATAGAAAATTGTTAGAGTTATTACCAGGTGTTGGAAGAAAAACAGCCAATATAATATTAAATACTGTATTTAAAAAGAATTTAATAGCTGTAGATACTCATGTTTTTAGAGTTTGCAATCGAACAAAATTTGCTACAGGAAAAACAGTTCATATTGTTGAAAATAAATTAAATAAATATGTTTTAAGATCTTTTAAATTAAATTTTCATAATTGGATTGTATGGCATGGTCGTTATGTTTGTCAATCAAGAAAAATAAAATGTAATATTTGCATTATAAATCAATTATGTGAATTTAAAAAAAAATTATAA